A window of the Cicer arietinum cultivar CDC Frontier isolate Library 1 chromosome 6, Cicar.CDCFrontier_v2.0, whole genome shotgun sequence genome harbors these coding sequences:
- the LOC101513514 gene encoding norbelladine synthase-like, whose amino-acid sequence MFGEVEHELELHVPASEAWDLFGALRIGKLVEEEMPEMFQKVEITEGDGGVGTVLKLTFAPGIPGPSSYKEKFTKIDNEKRIKETEIVEGGYLDFGFTLFRVRFEVVEKGEDSSIIKSTIEYEVKEEEAANASLVSIQPLVKIVQVAKSYLQRNKAAKEAN is encoded by the exons atGTTTGGTGAAGTTGAACATGAGTTAGAGCTGCACGTGCCGGCAAGTGAAGCATGGGATCTGTTTGGCGCCCTTAGAATTGGAAAACTTGTTGAGGAAGAGATGCCTGAAATGTTTCAAAAGGTGGAGATAACTGAAGGAGATGGAGGGGTTGGGACTGTTCTCAAATTAACATTCGCTCCAG GTATACCTGGCCCATCCAGTTACAAAGAGAAGTTCACAAAGATTGATAATGAGAAGCGGATCAAAGAAACAGAGATAGTTGAAGGGGGTTACTTAGATTTTGGATTCACACTATTTAGAGTTCGTTTTGAGGTAGTAGAGAAAGGTGAAGACTCAAGTATAATAAAATCTACAATAGAGTATGAAGTGAAGGAAGAGGAAGCAGCCAACGCCTCACTTGTTTCCATTCAGCCATTGGTAAAGATTGTACAAGTTGCCAAGAGTTACCTTCAAAGAAACAAGGCTGCAAAAGAAGCAAATTAA